A part of Streptomyces sp. DSM 40750 genomic DNA contains:
- a CDS encoding aromatic ring-hydroxylating oxygenase subunit alpha yields the protein MMDETSEPATARCPGPSVQDYLDQDSRPVPPALRYERNDHLGSEDIDTARFTSREWAEREMRQVWRRVWQFACLESEIPEVGDHEIYEIGDDSLIVVRTAPDEIRAYVNVCLHRGRKLRTGGGNVSEFRCSFHGFAWNLDGTMRTPPCAWDFPHVTPEKFALPEAQVATWRGFVFINMDPYAESFDSYRGTFDDYYIWPLENRYKSLHIGKVLPCNWKVAQDAFIESFHVIATHPQMLPWLADANSQYDVMADQPNWSRMINIQGAPSPHVADSVTEEDVLETFYDSRSFYAAAQGRDLVMGEGDELPAIPPGGTARQVLAERMRAQLAATSQQDFSKTPDTELLDAINYLLFPNFNPWGGAKSNIIYRFRPHGLDPDSCTAEIIFMSSPKQPGETPPPVKIRWVPEDMLFADIPELGVLGPVFDQDCENLPYVQQGLKAMRKPGITLANYQESRIRHFNRTLDHWMDK from the coding sequence ATGATGGACGAAACGTCGGAGCCGGCCACGGCCCGGTGCCCCGGGCCCAGCGTCCAGGACTACCTCGACCAGGACAGCCGCCCCGTTCCCCCGGCCCTGAGGTACGAGCGCAACGACCACCTCGGCAGCGAGGACATCGACACCGCCCGCTTCACCTCCCGCGAGTGGGCCGAACGCGAGATGCGGCAGGTCTGGCGGCGCGTCTGGCAGTTCGCCTGCCTGGAGAGCGAGATCCCCGAGGTCGGCGACCACGAGATCTACGAGATCGGTGACGACTCCCTCATCGTCGTGCGCACGGCCCCCGACGAGATCCGCGCCTACGTCAACGTCTGTCTGCACCGCGGTCGCAAACTGCGCACCGGCGGCGGCAACGTCAGCGAGTTCCGCTGCTCGTTCCACGGCTTCGCCTGGAACCTCGACGGCACGATGCGGACCCCGCCCTGTGCCTGGGACTTCCCGCACGTCACCCCGGAGAAGTTCGCCCTGCCCGAGGCCCAGGTGGCCACCTGGCGCGGCTTCGTCTTCATCAACATGGACCCGTACGCCGAGTCCTTCGACAGCTACCGCGGCACCTTCGACGACTACTACATCTGGCCGCTGGAGAACCGTTACAAGTCGCTGCACATCGGCAAGGTGCTGCCCTGCAACTGGAAGGTCGCGCAGGACGCGTTCATCGAGTCCTTCCATGTGATCGCCACCCACCCGCAGATGCTGCCGTGGCTCGCCGACGCCAACTCGCAGTACGACGTCATGGCGGACCAGCCGAACTGGAGCCGGATGATCAACATCCAGGGCGCTCCCAGCCCGCACGTGGCGGACTCCGTCACGGAGGAGGACGTCCTGGAGACGTTCTACGACTCGCGGTCGTTCTACGCCGCCGCCCAGGGCCGTGACCTGGTGATGGGGGAGGGTGACGAACTGCCGGCGATCCCGCCGGGCGGCACCGCCCGCCAGGTCCTCGCCGAGCGGATGCGCGCGCAACTGGCGGCCACCTCGCAGCAGGACTTCTCGAAGACCCCGGACACCGAACTGCTCGATGCCATCAACTACTTGCTGTTTCCCAACTTCAACCCCTGGGGCGGCGCCAAGTCGAACATCATCTACCGGTTCCGGCCCCACGGCCTCGACCCCGACTCCTGCACCGCCGAGATCATCTTCATGTCGTCCCCGAAGCAGCCCGGGGAGACACCGCCCCCGGTGAAGATCCGCTGGGTGCCCGAGGACATGCTCTTCGCCGACATCCCCGAACTCGGCGTCCTCGGACCCGTCTTCGACCAGGACTGCGAGAACCTGCCCTACGTCCAGCAGGGCCTGAAGGCGATGCGTAAACCGGGCATCACCCTGGCCAACTACCAGGAGAGCCGCATCCGCCACTTCAACCGGACGCTCGACCACTGGATGGACAAGTGA
- a CDS encoding sugar ABC transporter substrate-binding protein, with the protein MSSRPRRAVRRALTATIPVTSLLALAACGTGATPAADSTQAAAPGSAGLTAAREALAKYSERPDSISVTQPVGKKIPKGKKIDFILCGVQSCKDLADFFTEAAEELGWEVKQIATQGTPESVQAAYEQALRDKPDAVVASGFPRAVYAKQLARLKDAEIPVIQSNADDLLGDGISLLKNGPDDVGVQGEMLASWVVSNSDAKANTVYFDLPAYTILKPVKDSFAAKYEKWCDGCGLDNVDVPITAVGKDMPDRVVSYLRSHPKVTHVVFSLGLLNVGVPTALKTAGITGKHIVVNVGDAQNYQYIQSGLTDGAMALNSHETAWLQADALARHFTGQPMDVDQQAALPNMLVTKDNLPSADGDFPIVEDYQAQFKALWGLS; encoded by the coding sequence ATGAGTTCCAGACCCCGTCGCGCGGTCCGCCGCGCCCTCACCGCGACCATCCCCGTCACCTCCCTGCTCGCCCTGGCGGCGTGCGGCACCGGCGCCACCCCGGCTGCCGACTCGACGCAGGCGGCGGCGCCCGGCTCCGCAGGCCTGACGGCGGCCCGCGAGGCCCTGGCGAAGTACTCCGAGCGCCCGGACTCGATCTCCGTCACCCAGCCCGTCGGCAAGAAGATCCCCAAGGGCAAGAAGATCGACTTCATCCTCTGCGGCGTCCAGTCCTGCAAGGACCTCGCCGACTTCTTCACCGAGGCCGCCGAGGAACTCGGCTGGGAGGTGAAGCAGATCGCCACCCAGGGCACCCCGGAGTCCGTCCAGGCCGCCTACGAGCAGGCCCTGCGCGACAAGCCGGACGCCGTCGTCGCCTCCGGTTTCCCGCGTGCCGTCTACGCCAAGCAGCTGGCCCGGCTGAAGGACGCCGAGATCCCCGTCATCCAGTCGAACGCCGACGACCTGCTGGGCGACGGCATCTCCCTGCTCAAGAACGGGCCGGACGACGTCGGCGTCCAGGGCGAGATGCTCGCCTCATGGGTGGTGTCGAACAGTGACGCCAAGGCGAACACCGTCTACTTCGACCTTCCGGCGTACACGATCCTCAAGCCCGTCAAGGACTCCTTCGCCGCCAAGTACGAGAAATGGTGCGACGGTTGTGGGCTGGACAACGTCGACGTGCCGATCACCGCGGTGGGCAAGGACATGCCGGACCGTGTGGTGTCGTACCTCCGGTCGCACCCGAAGGTGACCCATGTCGTCTTCTCCCTGGGCCTGCTCAACGTGGGCGTGCCGACCGCGCTGAAGACCGCCGGCATCACCGGCAAGCACATCGTCGTCAACGTCGGTGACGCGCAGAACTACCAGTACATCCAGAGCGGTCTCACCGACGGCGCGATGGCGCTCAACTCCCACGAGACGGCCTGGCTCCAAGCCGACGCGCTGGCCCGGCACTTCACCGGCCAGCCCATGGACGTGGACCAGCAGGCCGCACTGCCCAACATGCTCGTCACCAAGGACAACCTGCCCTCGGCCGACGGCGACTTCCCGATCGTCGAGGACTACCAGGCGCAGTTCAAGGCGCTGTGGGGACTGAGTTGA
- a CDS encoding sugar ABC transporter ATP-binding protein, with protein sequence MGTELTGPVLRVAALSKRFGGTQALKDVDLEVSPGEIHALIGPNGSGKSTLIKILAGYHHAEPGAVAQLDGEPFDLGQVTASRHDRLRFVHQELGLVGELSAIDNLALSHGFARTAFGNIRWPEMERRTSALVERFGLGIDVRRPLATATPVQRTVVAIAAALQGWEGRRGVLVLDEPTAVLPPGEVARLFDIVREVRDAGAGVLYVSHRMDEIFALADRVTVIRGGRRIATLPVAELTPRALAELMAGEEMETDHRPPAPSGPADPVLEVRDLWAGPLRGVGFDLARGERLGITGLVGSGHEIVPYAVCGAHAGRVSGRLRLPERSARWTQARDADGLGLPLVPADRAGEGVIGDFSVGENLTLPLLDRLRARSGRLRRRRESDLAEDWIRRVGVRTAGRHPAGARITTLSGGNQQKVVMARCLAQRPPVLALCEPTAGVDIATRLQLYDLIERQAREGMGVLVSSSDTQDLLALCTRVLVVRDGRIAREISGRDITEPALVHAMEGTE encoded by the coding sequence GTGGGGACTGAGTTGACCGGGCCGGTGCTACGGGTGGCCGCCCTGTCGAAGCGATTCGGCGGCACCCAGGCACTGAAGGACGTCGATCTGGAGGTCTCGCCGGGCGAGATCCACGCCCTGATCGGGCCCAACGGCTCCGGCAAGTCCACCCTCATCAAGATCCTCGCCGGCTACCACCACGCGGAGCCGGGCGCCGTGGCCCAACTCGACGGCGAGCCCTTCGACCTCGGCCAGGTCACGGCTTCCCGCCACGACCGGCTCCGCTTCGTCCACCAGGAGCTGGGGCTGGTCGGCGAGTTGAGCGCCATCGACAATCTCGCGCTCAGCCACGGCTTCGCCCGCACGGCCTTCGGCAACATCCGCTGGCCGGAGATGGAACGGCGGACGAGCGCCCTCGTCGAACGATTCGGCCTCGGCATCGACGTGCGCCGGCCCCTCGCGACGGCGACCCCCGTCCAGCGCACGGTGGTGGCCATCGCCGCCGCACTGCAGGGCTGGGAGGGCCGCCGCGGTGTCCTGGTGCTCGACGAACCCACCGCCGTCCTCCCGCCCGGCGAGGTGGCCCGCCTGTTCGACATCGTGCGGGAGGTCCGCGACGCCGGCGCCGGCGTCCTGTACGTCTCACACCGGATGGACGAGATCTTCGCGCTCGCCGACCGGGTCACCGTGATCCGCGGAGGACGCCGGATCGCCACACTCCCGGTCGCCGAACTCACTCCGCGTGCGCTGGCGGAGCTGATGGCGGGCGAGGAGATGGAGACCGACCACCGTCCCCCGGCCCCTTCCGGTCCCGCCGACCCCGTACTGGAGGTCCGCGACCTGTGGGCCGGGCCCCTGCGGGGAGTCGGCTTCGACCTGGCGAGGGGCGAGCGCCTGGGCATCACGGGCCTGGTCGGCTCCGGCCACGAGATCGTGCCGTACGCGGTGTGCGGGGCCCATGCCGGGCGGGTGAGCGGCAGACTGCGGCTGCCGGAACGCTCCGCGCGGTGGACCCAGGCGCGTGACGCGGACGGCCTGGGCCTTCCCCTGGTCCCGGCGGACCGGGCGGGCGAGGGAGTGATCGGCGACTTCTCGGTCGGCGAGAACCTCACTCTGCCGCTCCTGGACCGGCTGCGCGCCCGTTCCGGGCGGCTGCGCCGACGCCGCGAGTCCGACCTGGCGGAGGACTGGATCCGGCGGGTCGGGGTGCGTACGGCCGGACGCCATCCAGCCGGCGCCCGGATCACCACGCTGAGCGGCGGCAACCAGCAGAAGGTCGTCATGGCCCGCTGTCTGGCCCAGCGCCCGCCGGTGCTGGCGCTGTGCGAACCCACGGCGGGCGTGGACATCGCCACCCGTCTGCAGCTCTACGACCTGATAGAGCGTCAGGCCCGTGAGGGCATGGGCGTTCTCGTGTCCTCCTCCGACACACAGGACCTGCTCGCGCTGTGCACCCGCGTCCTGGTGGTGCGGGACGGCCGGATCGCACGGGAGATCAGCGGCCGGGACATCACCGAGCCCGCGCTCGTGCACGCCATGGAAGGAACCGAGTGA
- a CDS encoding ABC transporter permease, whose product MTSTPTRAAELPPSAPKRSAVSAPGTPGRRVAAALSFRNIGAVYVWLVIVVLFSVWAPDTFPTTITVKQVLNGNAVAGLVALSVVPPLAARVFDLSIAYTMSLTSVLTAYFMVSSGLGPGTAIALAMTAALLIGVVNGIVVVILRVDSFIATLATGALIQSLITMVTNDSSITGVQLLAEPFASIAQLDAGGITLPVLYLLLAAASIWFLLEHTATGRRLYATGFNADAARLQGVRTDRLRFLTLVASALLSGFAGVVFASSVGSGSPTAGTPYLLSAYAAAFVGATQLRAGRFNAWGTVLAVLLLGTGITGLGLATSAQWAASLFTGSVLIVALVLTGGRIALPAVLRRRTAPRPDITTDKEV is encoded by the coding sequence ATGACGTCCACCCCGACCCGGGCGGCGGAGCTCCCGCCGTCCGCTCCGAAGAGGTCCGCGGTGTCCGCACCGGGGACACCGGGCCGGCGGGTGGCGGCCGCCCTGTCGTTCCGGAACATCGGCGCCGTGTACGTGTGGCTGGTCATCGTCGTGCTCTTCTCCGTGTGGGCGCCGGACACGTTCCCGACCACCATCACAGTCAAGCAGGTGCTGAACGGCAACGCCGTGGCAGGCCTGGTGGCCCTCAGCGTCGTACCACCGCTGGCCGCGCGGGTCTTCGACCTCTCGATCGCCTACACCATGTCGCTCACCAGCGTGCTGACCGCCTACTTCATGGTCTCCTCCGGACTCGGGCCCGGCACGGCCATCGCCCTGGCGATGACCGCCGCACTGCTGATCGGAGTCGTCAACGGCATCGTGGTGGTGATCCTGCGCGTCGACTCGTTCATCGCCACCCTGGCCACCGGTGCGCTGATCCAGTCGCTGATCACCATGGTCACCAACGACAGCTCGATCACCGGTGTGCAACTGCTCGCCGAGCCGTTCGCGAGCATCGCCCAACTGGACGCGGGCGGCATCACCCTGCCGGTGCTGTATCTGCTGCTCGCCGCGGCCTCCATCTGGTTCCTGCTGGAGCACACCGCCACCGGGCGCCGGTTGTACGCGACCGGTTTCAACGCCGACGCGGCCCGGCTGCAGGGGGTGCGGACCGACCGGCTGCGCTTTCTGACGCTGGTGGCCTCCGCCCTGCTCTCCGGCTTCGCCGGCGTCGTCTTCGCGTCCTCGGTCGGCTCCGGGTCGCCGACCGCGGGCACCCCGTATCTGCTGTCGGCGTACGCCGCCGCGTTCGTCGGGGCGACCCAGTTGCGGGCGGGCCGCTTCAACGCCTGGGGCACGGTCCTCGCGGTCCTCCTGCTCGGCACAGGCATCACGGGGCTCGGGCTCGCCACCAGCGCGCAGTGGGCCGCGAGCCTGTTCACCGGCTCGGTCCTCATCGTGGCGTTGGTCCTCACGGGTGGCCGGATCGCCCTGCCCGCCGTTCTGCGCCGCCGGACGGCGCCCCGGCCGGATATCACTACCGACAAGGAGGTCTGA
- a CDS encoding NAD(P)-dependent alcohol dehydrogenase — MKAVQYRRVGHAPEVVEVPVPEPGPGQVLLKVTAAGLCHSDLAVMGWPEEQFPYVLPMTLGHEGVGTVAAVGAGVAGLAEGEAVAVYGPWGCGRCHKCAEGKENCCPHAAGLGILPPGLGRPGALAEYVLVDSPRHLVPLSGVDPVQAAPLTDAGLTPYHAISRSLPKLLPGSTAVVIGVGGLGHLAVQLLRALTPARVVALDVGKEKLELAAKVGAHETLLSDGEAAARIREITGGTGAEVVLDFVGAEATLAVAAASVAVEGDVTVVGLGGGTLPVGFGGGLPFEVSASFPYWGSRTELMEVLELARQGLVTSHVETFTLEQAPEAYERLHAGEISGRAVVLPHA; from the coding sequence ATGAAGGCTGTGCAGTACCGACGGGTGGGGCACGCCCCCGAGGTCGTGGAGGTGCCGGTGCCCGAGCCCGGCCCGGGACAGGTTCTGCTGAAGGTGACGGCGGCGGGGCTCTGCCACTCCGATCTGGCGGTGATGGGCTGGCCCGAGGAGCAGTTCCCCTACGTGCTGCCGATGACACTCGGTCACGAGGGTGTCGGGACGGTGGCGGCGGTGGGCGCCGGTGTCGCCGGCCTGGCGGAGGGCGAGGCGGTGGCGGTGTACGGCCCGTGGGGCTGCGGGCGCTGCCACAAGTGCGCCGAGGGCAAGGAGAACTGCTGTCCGCACGCCGCCGGGCTCGGCATCCTGCCGCCGGGGCTCGGCCGGCCCGGTGCCCTGGCGGAGTACGTGCTGGTGGACTCCCCTCGCCACCTGGTGCCGCTGAGCGGAGTCGACCCCGTGCAGGCCGCGCCCCTCACGGACGCCGGACTGACCCCGTATCACGCGATCAGCAGGTCGCTGCCGAAGCTACTGCCCGGCAGCACGGCGGTGGTGATCGGCGTCGGCGGTCTGGGGCATCTCGCCGTGCAGCTGTTGCGCGCGCTGACCCCGGCGCGGGTGGTCGCCCTCGACGTGGGCAAGGAGAAGCTGGAGCTGGCAGCCAAGGTGGGCGCGCACGAGACACTGCTCTCCGACGGCGAGGCGGCCGCGCGGATCCGGGAGATCACCGGCGGTACGGGCGCGGAGGTCGTCCTGGACTTCGTCGGGGCCGAGGCGACCCTGGCCGTGGCCGCCGCGTCGGTGGCGGTTGAGGGCGATGTCACCGTCGTCGGCCTCGGCGGGGGCACTCTGCCCGTCGGCTTCGGGGGCGGGCTGCCGTTCGAGGTGTCGGCCTCCTTCCCCTACTGGGGCAGCCGGACGGAGCTCATGGAGGTCCTCGAACTCGCGCGGCAGGGGCTCGTGACCTCCCACGTCGAGACCTTCACGCTGGAGCAGGCGCCCGAGGCGTACGAGCGTCTGCACGCCGGGGAGATCAGCGGCCGCGCGGTGGTACTCCCGCACGCCTGA
- a CDS encoding ThuA domain-containing protein translates to MAGPAGRLDAVMVCGGRWHDFDHARLRLLELLGEHPRVRTAVYQDYDCVAALDKADLLVTYTCDVRPRPAQRAALARFVERGGRWLALHGTNAVIEPSTSDGPRTFTTPRLLGELAQVLGSQFLAHPPIEPYEVRVTRPDHPLVAGIGPFTVTDELYVCELHGEPEVLLHAEYTGPCRGFAEGDTAALDSAPRPVLYLKRHGLGEVCYFTLGHCRGRYDMQDLGVDDTGRVDAGPWETPEFLTVLRRCVERVVGVRNPAEERAGA, encoded by the coding sequence GTGGCGGGCCCGGCCGGCCGCCTGGACGCCGTAATGGTCTGCGGCGGCCGCTGGCACGACTTCGACCACGCGCGGCTGCGGCTGCTGGAGCTGCTCGGTGAGCATCCACGGGTGCGCACGGCGGTGTACCAGGACTACGACTGCGTGGCCGCCCTCGACAAGGCCGACCTGCTGGTCACCTACACCTGTGACGTCCGGCCCCGCCCGGCGCAACGGGCCGCGCTGGCCCGGTTCGTCGAGCGGGGCGGGCGCTGGCTCGCCCTGCACGGCACCAACGCGGTGATCGAGCCGTCGACGAGTGACGGGCCGAGGACGTTCACGACTCCACGGCTCCTCGGGGAACTGGCTCAGGTGCTCGGCAGCCAGTTCCTGGCCCACCCGCCGATCGAGCCGTACGAGGTGCGGGTGACCCGGCCCGACCATCCGCTGGTCGCCGGGATCGGGCCGTTCACGGTCACCGACGAGCTGTACGTGTGCGAGCTGCACGGGGAGCCGGAGGTGCTGCTGCACGCCGAGTACACGGGGCCGTGCCGCGGTTTCGCCGAGGGCGACACGGCGGCCCTCGACAGCGCGCCCCGACCGGTGCTGTACCTCAAGCGGCACGGCCTCGGCGAGGTCTGCTACTTCACCCTCGGTCACTGCCGGGGCCGCTACGACATGCAGGACCTGGGCGTGGACGACACCGGGCGCGTGGATGCGGGGCCATGGGAGACACCGGAGTTCCTGACGGTGCTCCGGCGCTGCGTGGAGCGGGTGGTGGGTGTGCGAAACCCGGCAGAGGAGCGGGCCGGCGCCTGA
- a CDS encoding SDR family NAD(P)-dependent oxidoreductase — MDLGLTGAKALVTGASRGIGRAIATTLAAEGCALALCARGEEGLAKAAAELRGEGATVFAEAVDVTDPVALAGFVERAAAELGGLDLLVSNVSAGNVKGPDSWEASLRGDLIPFAGLVEAALPHLEASDRAAVVAIGTTNASDTARPAGANSYSALKAAVVQHASALAHSLAPKGIRVNTVSPGPIDFPGGAWETIRTSRPEVYEEVLAKLPIGRYGTAEDVAAAVAFLLGRTGSFCVGVNLVVDGGLLTRVQY; from the coding sequence ATGGATCTGGGACTGACAGGCGCGAAGGCGCTGGTGACCGGGGCGAGTCGGGGCATCGGGCGGGCGATCGCCACGACCCTGGCGGCCGAGGGCTGCGCGCTGGCGCTGTGCGCACGGGGCGAGGAAGGACTCGCCAAGGCCGCCGCCGAGCTGCGCGGCGAGGGGGCGACAGTGTTCGCGGAAGCGGTCGACGTCACCGACCCGGTCGCCCTCGCGGGCTTCGTCGAGCGGGCGGCCGCCGAACTCGGCGGCCTGGACCTGCTGGTGTCCAACGTGTCGGCGGGCAACGTGAAGGGCCCCGACTCCTGGGAAGCCAGCCTGCGCGGCGACCTGATCCCCTTCGCGGGACTCGTCGAGGCGGCCCTGCCGCACCTGGAGGCCTCCGACCGGGCCGCCGTCGTGGCCATCGGCACCACCAACGCCTCCGACACCGCGCGCCCGGCCGGAGCGAACTCCTACTCCGCGCTCAAGGCGGCCGTCGTCCAGCACGCCTCGGCCCTCGCGCACTCCCTCGCGCCGAAGGGCATCCGCGTCAACACCGTCTCGCCCGGCCCGATCGACTTCCCCGGCGGCGCCTGGGAGACCATCCGCACCAGCCGCCCGGAGGTGTACGAGGAGGTGCTCGCCAAATTGCCGATCGGCCGCTACGGCACCGCGGAGGACGTGGCCGCGGCGGTGGCCTTCCTGCTCGGCCGGACCGGCTCCTTCTGCGTCGGGGTCAACCTCGTGGTGGACGGCGGGCTGCTCACCCGCGTCCAGTACTGA
- a CDS encoding acyl-CoA dehydrogenase family protein, whose amino-acid sequence MSQPDPDAWRTQVRQWLATVLEPARTPESAGEAADLAVFHNLPEDEERLLLERCRAYQRARFDAGYQALTLPLDKGGAGLTAAHVAAFAEEESAFEVPPSTELISVTVRLVAMAVSLFGTAEQLHDHARAFLRTDLLACQLFSEPGAGSDLAALRTRARQEDGGEWLIDGQKVWTSGAQFADYGLLLARTDPDVVKQAGITAFLVPMDATGVEVRPIRQMSGGASFNEVFLSGVRVPDRLRIGSPGQGWEVATTTLAFERTASGSGNRRKGGTFSDVLALARSLGRTSDPLVRQRLADLYVRAALRAATVDRVARTSAAGGRPGPEASLTKLMASDLLTRTGQVAAELMGARISADTGEPGTFAWTQHLLGAPGYRLAGGTDQIQRNLIGERVLKLPSEPRADRAPFSQLPGN is encoded by the coding sequence ATGTCCCAGCCCGATCCGGACGCATGGCGTACACAGGTCCGGCAGTGGCTGGCCACCGTGCTCGAACCGGCGCGGACGCCGGAGTCCGCCGGAGAGGCCGCCGATCTCGCCGTGTTCCACAACCTCCCCGAGGACGAGGAACGCCTGCTGCTGGAGCGCTGCCGCGCCTACCAGCGGGCCCGCTTCGACGCCGGGTACCAGGCGCTGACCCTCCCCCTGGACAAGGGCGGCGCGGGCCTGACCGCCGCCCATGTGGCGGCCTTCGCCGAGGAGGAGTCCGCCTTCGAGGTGCCGCCGTCCACCGAGCTGATCAGCGTCACCGTGCGCCTGGTCGCGATGGCCGTCTCCCTGTTCGGGACGGCCGAGCAACTCCACGACCACGCACGCGCGTTCCTGCGTACCGACCTGCTGGCCTGTCAGCTCTTCAGCGAGCCCGGTGCCGGATCCGACCTCGCGGCCCTGCGCACCCGCGCCCGACAGGAGGACGGGGGCGAGTGGCTCATCGACGGTCAGAAGGTGTGGACCTCGGGAGCCCAGTTCGCCGACTACGGCCTGCTGCTCGCCCGCACCGACCCGGACGTCGTCAAACAGGCCGGCATCACCGCCTTCCTTGTCCCGATGGACGCCACCGGTGTGGAGGTACGTCCCATCCGCCAGATGAGCGGCGGCGCCTCCTTCAACGAGGTGTTCCTCAGCGGCGTACGCGTCCCGGACCGGCTCCGGATCGGGAGCCCGGGCCAAGGCTGGGAGGTCGCCACCACCACCCTCGCCTTCGAACGGACCGCCTCCGGCAGCGGCAACCGCCGCAAGGGCGGCACCTTCTCCGACGTGCTCGCACTCGCACGCTCCCTCGGCCGCACCTCGGATCCGCTGGTCCGCCAGCGCCTGGCCGACCTGTACGTACGTGCCGCCCTGCGCGCGGCCACCGTGGACCGGGTGGCCAGGACGAGCGCCGCCGGCGGTCGGCCGGGACCGGAGGCGTCGTTGACCAAGCTCATGGCCTCCGACCTGCTCACCCGCACCGGACAGGTCGCGGCCGAGCTGATGGGGGCGCGGATCAGCGCCGACACCGGGGAACCGGGCACCTTTGCCTGGACACAGCATCTGCTCGGCGCCCCCGGCTACCGGCTGGCCGGAGGCACCGATCAGATCCAGCGCAACCTGATCGGCGAGCGGGTGCTGAAGCTGCCGTCGGAGCCGCGGGCGGACCGGGCGCCGTTCTCGCAGCTTCCCGGCAACTGA